The following proteins are encoded in a genomic region of Micrococcaceae bacterium Sec5.8:
- a CDS encoding LacI family DNA-binding transcriptional regulator: MAKTSDRAQRGGHSGVSIEDVAAAAGVSTATVSRAVRGLPRVSPATREKILVIADDLGYVASSSASGLATGRTKTIGVLAPFVSRWFFSKAIEGADRELHARRYNLSLFNLGGHGSNRERLFSKTMVYKQIDALLVLCMALTHEEIEHLQKIDIPLVVVGGHVEECPYIGIDDYAAAATAVRHLIGLGHQDIALLHGDDETDLNFDVPRVRIEAFKDIMAESGLRVRAEWDELGDFTVRSGQEAFRRLWNKPGPKPTAIFCASDEMAMGVILEAARAGVRIPDDLSVIGIDDHDFSEAMGLTTVGQRPDEQAELGTKMLLDELDGIVGSVRSVVAPHHLIFRSTTAPPRLAGAAVRAASASI; encoded by the coding sequence GTGGCAAAGACGTCAGACAGGGCACAGCGCGGAGGGCACTCCGGGGTCAGCATCGAGGATGTGGCCGCTGCCGCCGGAGTGTCCACCGCCACCGTGTCCCGCGCCGTCCGCGGCCTGCCCAGGGTTTCGCCGGCCACCAGGGAAAAAATCCTGGTCATCGCCGACGACCTGGGCTACGTGGCGTCCTCGTCAGCGTCGGGCCTTGCCACCGGGCGCACCAAGACCATCGGCGTCCTGGCGCCGTTTGTCAGCCGCTGGTTTTTCTCCAAGGCGATCGAGGGCGCAGACCGCGAACTGCACGCCCGCCGGTACAACCTCTCACTTTTCAATCTGGGCGGTCACGGCAGCAACCGGGAACGGCTCTTCAGCAAAACCATGGTGTACAAACAAATCGATGCACTGCTGGTCCTGTGCATGGCGTTGACGCATGAGGAAATCGAGCACCTCCAGAAGATTGACATCCCGTTGGTCGTCGTCGGCGGCCACGTCGAAGAATGCCCGTATATCGGGATCGACGACTACGCGGCTGCGGCGACTGCCGTACGCCACCTGATCGGGCTCGGCCACCAGGACATCGCCTTGCTCCACGGTGATGACGAGACCGATCTGAACTTCGACGTCCCCAGGGTCCGGATTGAGGCCTTCAAGGACATCATGGCGGAATCCGGCCTGCGGGTCCGGGCGGAGTGGGACGAACTGGGCGACTTCACGGTCCGCAGCGGCCAGGAAGCGTTCCGCCGGCTGTGGAACAAGCCCGGACCCAAGCCCACCGCCATTTTCTGTGCCTCCGACGAAATGGCCATGGGGGTCATCTTAGAGGCCGCCCGGGCGGGGGTGCGGATTCCGGATGACCTCTCGGTGATCGGGATCGACGACCACGACTTTTCCGAGGCCATGGGCCTCACCACCGTCGGGCAGCGCCCTGATGAGCAAGCGGAACTGGGCACAAAAATGCTGCTGGATGAGCTCGACGGCATCGTCGGATCGGTGCGCTCCGTGGTCGCCCCGCACCACTTGATTTTCCGCAGCACGACGGCGCCGCCCCGCCTCGCGGGGGCGGCTGTCCGGGCGGCGTCGGCGAGTATCTGA
- a CDS encoding exodeoxyribonuclease III — protein MKIATWNVNSLRARADRVEAWLQRTDCDVLAIQETKCKDENFPWELFENMGYEVAHFGLSQWNGVAIASRVGLDDVERTFLDQPVFGKNGKDAVQEARAIGATCGGVRIWSLYVPNGRALDDEHMPYKLGWLDALRAHAEGWLREDPAAQIALMGDWNIAPQDEDVWDIDYFRAGGLTHVSEPERAAFHAFENAGFQDVVRPHAPGPGVYTYWDYTQLRFPKKEGMRIDFVLASPELAARVTGASIDREERKGKGASDHAPVIVELGG, from the coding sequence GTGAAGATAGCTACCTGGAATGTGAACTCGCTCCGCGCCCGCGCCGATCGCGTGGAAGCCTGGCTTCAGCGCACCGACTGTGATGTCCTGGCCATCCAGGAAACCAAGTGCAAGGACGAGAACTTCCCCTGGGAATTGTTTGAAAACATGGGCTACGAGGTAGCGCATTTCGGCCTGAGCCAGTGGAACGGCGTGGCGATTGCCTCCCGGGTGGGACTCGACGACGTCGAACGCACCTTCCTGGATCAGCCCGTTTTCGGAAAAAACGGCAAGGACGCCGTGCAGGAGGCCCGCGCCATCGGCGCCACGTGCGGCGGCGTCAGAATCTGGAGCCTCTACGTCCCCAATGGCCGCGCCCTCGACGACGAACACATGCCGTACAAGCTCGGCTGGCTGGATGCCCTGCGGGCCCATGCCGAGGGCTGGCTCCGGGAGGATCCGGCGGCACAGATCGCCCTGATGGGAGATTGGAACATCGCCCCGCAGGACGAGGACGTCTGGGACATCGATTACTTCCGCGCCGGTGGCCTCACGCACGTCAGCGAGCCGGAGCGCGCCGCCTTCCACGCATTCGAAAACGCGGGCTTCCAGGACGTGGTCCGCCCGCACGCTCCCGGCCCCGGCGTCTATACCTACTGGGACTACACGCAGTTGCGCTTCCCCAAGAAGGAGGGCATGCGGATCGACTTCGTCCTGGCTTCTCCGGAACTGGCCGCGCGGGTCACCGGCGCGTCCATCGACCGCGAGGAACGCAAGGGTAAGGGCGCCTCTGACCACGCCCCCGTGATCGTGGAGCTGGGCGGCTGA
- a CDS encoding CoA-acylating methylmalonate-semialdehyde dehydrogenase codes for MVRELSHYIDGQHVEGTSGRFSDVYDPCTGEVQARVPLASTEEVRNVVSNAEKGQLEWAAMNPQRRGRILLKFVDLVNQNMDELATLLSSEHGKTFLDAKGDIQRGIEVVEFAAGAPHLLKGEFSDSAGTGIDVHSMRQPLGVVAGITPFNFPAMIPLWKSGPALAAGNSFILKPSERDPSVPLRLAELFTEAGLPDGVFNVVNGDKEAVDALLGDPRVQAIGFVGSTPIAQYIYATAAANGKRAQCFGGAKNHMVIMPDADLDMAADALMGAGFGSAGERCMAISVAVPVGKATGDALVAKLEERIADLKVGHSLAEDSDFGPVVAASAKERIEGYIQAGVDEGATLLTDGRGLKVDGYDGGFWVGPTLFDNVTKDMTIYKEEIFGPVLSVLRAEDYDEALRLCSEHEFGNGVAIYTRDGDAARDFASRVQVGMVGINVPIPVPIAYYTFGGWKASGFGDLNQHGADAFRFYTKTKTVTTRWPSGIRSGASFVMPEGS; via the coding sequence ATGGTTCGCGAACTATCCCATTACATTGACGGACAGCATGTTGAAGGCACCTCGGGGCGCTTTAGCGATGTCTACGACCCCTGCACCGGCGAGGTCCAGGCCAGGGTGCCGCTGGCCAGCACCGAGGAAGTCCGCAACGTCGTGTCCAACGCGGAGAAGGGCCAGCTCGAATGGGCCGCCATGAACCCGCAGCGCCGCGGCCGGATCCTGCTCAAGTTTGTGGATCTCGTCAACCAGAACATGGATGAGCTCGCCACCTTGCTGTCCTCCGAACACGGCAAGACGTTCCTCGACGCCAAGGGCGATATCCAGCGCGGCATTGAAGTGGTGGAATTCGCCGCCGGCGCCCCGCACCTGCTTAAGGGCGAGTTCTCGGACAGCGCCGGCACGGGCATCGACGTCCACTCGATGCGCCAGCCGCTCGGCGTCGTCGCCGGGATCACGCCCTTCAACTTTCCGGCCATGATTCCGCTCTGGAAGTCAGGGCCGGCCCTGGCCGCCGGTAACTCCTTCATCCTTAAGCCGTCCGAACGGGACCCGTCGGTGCCGCTGCGCCTGGCGGAGCTTTTCACGGAGGCCGGTCTGCCGGACGGCGTCTTCAACGTTGTCAATGGCGACAAGGAAGCGGTGGATGCGCTGCTTGGGGACCCCCGGGTCCAGGCCATCGGCTTCGTGGGCTCCACACCGATCGCGCAGTACATCTACGCCACCGCGGCGGCGAACGGCAAACGCGCCCAGTGCTTCGGCGGCGCCAAAAACCACATGGTGATCATGCCGGACGCTGACCTGGACATGGCTGCGGATGCCCTCATGGGCGCCGGCTTTGGCTCCGCCGGCGAACGCTGCATGGCAATCTCCGTGGCCGTTCCGGTCGGCAAGGCCACCGGGGACGCGCTGGTCGCCAAGCTGGAGGAACGGATCGCTGACCTGAAGGTTGGCCACAGCCTCGCCGAGGACTCGGATTTCGGCCCCGTGGTGGCGGCCTCCGCCAAGGAACGGATCGAGGGCTACATCCAGGCGGGCGTCGACGAGGGCGCCACCCTGCTCACCGACGGCCGCGGCCTCAAAGTTGACGGCTACGACGGCGGCTTCTGGGTTGGCCCCACGCTCTTCGACAATGTCACGAAGGACATGACGATCTACAAGGAAGAGATCTTCGGTCCGGTCCTGAGTGTCCTCCGTGCCGAGGATTACGATGAGGCCCTGCGCCTGTGCAGCGAGCACGAGTTCGGCAACGGCGTGGCCATTTACACCCGTGACGGCGACGCCGCGCGCGACTTTGCCAGCCGGGTCCAGGTGGGCATGGTGGGCATCAACGTTCCCATTCCGGTACCGATCGCCTACTACACCTTCGGCGGCTGGAAGGCTTCGGGCTTCGGCGACCTCAACCAGCACGGTGCCGACGCTTTCCGGTTCTACACGAAGACCAAGACGGTCACCACCCGCTGGCCGTCCGGCATCCGCAGCGGTGCCAGCTTCGTGATGCCGGAAGGCAGCTGA
- a CDS encoding enoyl-CoA hydratase/isomerase family protein, whose translation MTGERPGESPAAEVLFERRGRLGLVTLNRPQAVNALTAGMASAMLVQLTLWADDDAVAAVLVRGAGERGLCAGGDIVAIYRDMLEDGDATAGFWAEEYRLNSLISGYPKPYIAFMDGLVLGGGVGISAHGSVRIVTERTQMGMPETTIGFVPDVGGTLLLSRSPGETGTHAALTGAHLNGADALFLGLADRYVPSARLAELAETLEREAPDAAVAHFAEPAGDSVLAAQQEWIDACYSADDAEEIVSRLRTVGGEAADVAETIEAKSPTAVKVALESLRRVRGLSLAEALEQEYRVGLRFLAGPDFREGIRAQVVDKDRAPHWKPATLPEVSRDDVASYFAPLGERELELSKERHNV comes from the coding sequence ATGACGGGGGAGCGCCCGGGCGAGAGCCCGGCAGCTGAAGTGCTGTTCGAACGGCGCGGCCGGCTGGGCCTCGTCACACTTAACCGGCCGCAGGCCGTCAATGCGCTGACCGCGGGCATGGCCTCTGCCATGCTCGTCCAGCTCACGCTCTGGGCCGACGACGACGCCGTGGCCGCGGTGCTGGTCCGCGGCGCCGGCGAGCGGGGGCTGTGCGCCGGCGGCGACATCGTCGCCATTTACCGCGACATGCTCGAGGACGGCGACGCGACCGCCGGGTTCTGGGCCGAGGAATACCGGCTGAACTCCCTCATCTCGGGGTATCCGAAGCCGTATATCGCTTTCATGGACGGCCTGGTCCTTGGCGGCGGCGTGGGGATTTCTGCGCACGGCTCGGTCCGGATCGTCACCGAACGGACCCAGATGGGCATGCCGGAAACCACCATCGGGTTCGTGCCCGATGTCGGCGGAACCCTGCTGCTCTCCCGCTCGCCGGGGGAGACCGGCACCCACGCCGCCCTTACCGGCGCGCACCTGAACGGCGCCGATGCCCTGTTCCTGGGGCTCGCTGACCGCTATGTGCCCTCCGCCAGGCTGGCGGAACTCGCCGAAACCCTGGAGCGGGAGGCGCCGGACGCCGCCGTCGCGCACTTCGCGGAGCCGGCCGGGGACTCCGTCCTGGCGGCCCAGCAGGAATGGATTGACGCGTGTTATTCCGCCGACGACGCCGAGGAGATTGTCAGCCGGCTGCGCACAGTGGGCGGGGAAGCCGCCGACGTCGCCGAGACCATCGAGGCCAAGTCGCCGACTGCCGTGAAGGTTGCGCTGGAATCCCTGCGCCGGGTGCGGGGACTGAGCCTGGCCGAAGCACTGGAGCAGGAATACCGGGTGGGACTGCGGTTCCTCGCCGGACCCGATTTCCGGGAGGGAATCCGTGCCCAGGTGGTGGACAAGGACCGCGCCCCGCACTGGAAGCCGGCCACCTTGCCGGAAGTCAGCCGCGACGACGTCGCATCCTATTTTGCGCCGCTCGGCGAACGTGAACTGGAACTTTCGAAGGAGCGCCACAATGTCTGA
- the mmsB gene encoding 3-hydroxyisobutyrate dehydrogenase produces the protein MSETPLPGAAQTGPVAFLGLGHMGGPMAVNLVKAGYSVAGFDVVPAALETARAHGIGTADTAAEAVAGAAVVLTMLPSGKHLLDAYRGAPGRPGLLDVAPPGTLFLDCSTINVDEAREAAELAVAAGHRAVDAPVSGGVVGAEAGTLTFMVGALPDDFEAVKPMLEVMGKRVVHCGEHGAGQAAKICNNMILGVSMIAVSEAFVLGEKLGLTHQALFDVASAASGQCWALTTNCPVPGPVPASPANRDYLPGFAGALMAKDLKLALNALERTGVAARLGPLASEIYDTFAAEGGAGRDFSGIITDIRDKSEQQPRGQA, from the coding sequence ATGTCTGAAACACCGCTGCCCGGCGCGGCGCAGACCGGGCCCGTCGCCTTCCTGGGCCTTGGCCACATGGGCGGCCCCATGGCCGTCAACCTGGTCAAGGCCGGTTATTCCGTCGCCGGTTTCGACGTCGTCCCGGCCGCCCTGGAAACCGCCCGCGCGCACGGCATCGGCACGGCGGACACCGCCGCCGAGGCCGTGGCGGGGGCCGCCGTCGTGCTGACCATGCTGCCCAGCGGCAAGCACCTGCTGGATGCCTACCGCGGCGCCCCCGGCCGGCCCGGACTGCTGGACGTGGCGCCGCCGGGCACGCTCTTCTTGGACTGCTCCACGATCAACGTCGACGAGGCCCGCGAAGCCGCCGAACTCGCCGTCGCGGCCGGTCACCGGGCCGTGGACGCCCCGGTGTCCGGTGGCGTCGTCGGGGCCGAGGCGGGCACCCTGACGTTCATGGTTGGTGCCCTTCCGGACGATTTCGAGGCGGTCAAGCCGATGCTTGAGGTGATGGGCAAGCGCGTGGTCCACTGCGGGGAGCACGGCGCCGGGCAGGCCGCCAAGATCTGCAACAACATGATCCTAGGCGTCTCCATGATCGCGGTCAGCGAAGCTTTCGTGCTGGGCGAGAAGCTGGGTTTGACGCACCAGGCACTGTTCGACGTCGCGTCCGCGGCCTCGGGCCAGTGCTGGGCTCTGACTACCAACTGCCCCGTGCCGGGGCCGGTGCCGGCGAGCCCGGCGAACCGCGATTACCTGCCCGGATTCGCCGGAGCGCTCATGGCCAAGGACCTCAAGCTGGCACTCAACGCGCTGGAACGCACCGGCGTCGCCGCCCGGTTGGGGCCGCTCGCGTCCGAAATTTACGATACCTTTGCCGCGGAAGGCGGGGCTGGCCGGGACTTCTCCGGAATCATCACCGACATCCGGGACAAATCCGAACAGCAGCCAAGGGGACAAGCATGA